The following nucleotide sequence is from Bradyrhizobium roseum.
GCCGCACATGCCCTCGCCGATCTGGAACGGCTGCGTCAGCTTGCCGTAGACGCCCTCTTCCTGCTGCCAGATCACCTTCTCGATCGGAGTCGCGCCACGGCCGCCATATTCCTTCGGCCAGTGCAGGCAGGCCCAGCCGCCTTCGGCCTTCTTCTTCTGCCAGGCCTTGCCGACATCGACGATCTCTTCCTTCTCCAGCCGGATGCGGCCGAGCGAGGACTTTGACAGCTCCGCCTCATATTTCTTCGGCGCGTTGGCCTCGATCCATTTGCGGGCGGTTGCGCGGAATTCGGCTTCCTGCGGGGTATCGTCGAAGTTCATGGCGGACCTCTTTTTCTACGAACTTGTTTATGCCCGGCCCTTGGTCGGGATCTTGTTGAACGGCACGTCCTTGTCGACCCGGATATCGCCGGGCAGACCGAGCACGCGCTCGGCGATGATGTTGCGCATGATCTCGTCGGTGCCGCCCTCGACGCGGGTGCCCGGCGCGCGCAGCAGCATCGCCTGGAATTTGCCGGCGACTTCGGCATCTTCACCGCTCAGCGCGCCGGCCGCGCCCTGCAGGTCGAGCGCATACATCGCGACTTCCTGGACCATCGAGCCCGCGACCAGCTTGCCGATGGAATTCTCCGGACCCGGACGGTCGCCTTTCGACAACGCCGATATCGCACGCATACTGGTGTATCGCAGGCCGCTGGCTTTCACCGCATAGTTCGCCAACCGCGAGCGAACGCTGCGGTCCTCGATCGCGGGGCCATCTTCCAGCATCAGGCTGTTGCAGAACTCGAACAGCTCCGGGAAGCCCGTCGCGACGCCCGCACCGATCGACATGCGCTCGTTCATCAGCGTGGTCAGCGACACGTTCCAGCCATCATTGACGGCGCCGAGCCGCTGTGAGTCCGGGATTTTCACATCGGTGAAGTAGACCTCGTTGAAGTCGGAGTGGCCGCTGGCCTGCTTGATCGGCCGCACCTCGACACCCGGGCTCTTCATGTCCAGGAAGAACATGGTGAGGCCCTTGTGCTTGGCGACGGTCGGATCGGTACGCGTGAGCAGGATGCCATAGTCCGAGTAATGCGCGCCCGAAGTCCAGATCTTCTGGCCGTTGATGATCCAGTCGTCGCCCTGCTTCTCGGCGCGGGTGCGCAGGCCCGCGACGTCGGAGCCGCCGGCGGGTTCCGAGAACAGCTGACACCAGACCTTCTCGCCGGAGGCCAGCGGCGGCAGGTATTGCCGCTTCTGCTCCTCGCCCGCGAACGCCATCATGGTCGGGCCGCACATGCCATGGCCAATGATGAACATGCCGCTGAGCTTGCCGAACGGCCCCTCTTCCTGTTGCCAGATCACGCGCTCGATTGGCGACGAGCCGCGGCCGCCATATTCCTTGGGCCAGTGCAGGCATGCCCAACCGGCGTCGGCCTTCTTCTTCTGCCAGGCTTTTGCCACCTCAAGCATGTTGGCGTTCTTCAGCCCGGAGCGGCCGAGCGAGGCCTTGCGCAGCTCGTCCTCATACTGCTTCGGCGCGTTGGCCTGGATCCATGCGCGGGCCTCGGCGCGGAACGCGGCTTCCTGCGGGGTGTCGTCGAAGTTCATGGCGTTCTCGCTGTCTGTGTAGGGTGTGTTAGCCGAAGGCGTAACCCACCAGGTCTATCTAGCTTCGCTACTGACAATGGTGGGTTACGCCTTCGGAAAACCCACCCTACGGTCAGCATTACGCCGCGTTCTTCTTGCGCATGCGGTCGATCAACTGGTCTTCCCAATATGACAGACTGCCGAGCGTCAGCGCGGTGGCGTTGGCGCGGCGGT
It contains:
- a CDS encoding acyl-CoA dehydrogenase, coding for MNFDDTPQEAAFRAEARAWIQANAPKQYEDELRKASLGRSGLKNANMLEVAKAWQKKKADAGWACLHWPKEYGGRGSSPIERVIWQQEEGPFGKLSGMFIIGHGMCGPTMMAFAGEEQKRQYLPPLASGEKVWCQLFSEPAGGSDVAGLRTRAEKQGDDWIINGQKIWTSGAHYSDYGILLTRTDPTVAKHKGLTMFFLDMKSPGVEVRPIKQASGHSDFNEVYFTDVKIPDSQRLGAVNDGWNVSLTTLMNERMSIGAGVATGFPELFEFCNSLMLEDGPAIEDRSVRSRLANYAVKASGLRYTSMRAISALSKGDRPGPENSIGKLVAGSMVQEVAMYALDLQGAAGALSGEDAEVAGKFQAMLLRAPGTRVEGGTDEIMRNIIAERVLGLPGDIRVDKDVPFNKIPTKGRA